A genomic region of Catalinimonas niigatensis contains the following coding sequences:
- a CDS encoding DUF1328 domain-containing protein, which translates to MLKWTVIFLIVALIAAIFGFGGIAAGAASIAKILFFIFLVLFVISLIMGFVRRP; encoded by the coding sequence ATGCTTAAATGGACAGTAATTTTTTTAATCGTCGCCTTAATCGCTGCCATATTTGGATTTGGCGGAATCGCGGCCGGAGCAGCATCAATTGCTAAAATTTTGTTTTTTATCTTTTTAGTGCTTTTCGTGATCTCATTGATTATGGGATTTGTAAGACGACCTTAA
- a CDS encoding DUF3857 domain-containing protein — MRKYIFIFIALVFGAMAQANPGPQYDVSSLSEQLVKNADAVVRVEENIFTVKAINEATLQVHMAITILNREGDNFAPMWIHYNPQRRVSNVKCTIYDAQGKEIKRVKNNEIEDFSANSSYSLYEDNRLKYYAYNSNVYPYTIEYRYEMDFKGLFFYPGWNPVTGSDLSVEKSSYSIITPQNLTFRYKAANLDNTPKITPSGNLMTYQWQLENYSALEREPMSPDFSELVPVLHLAPNDFEFEGYAGNMESWENFGKWINLLNKGRDVLPEKTRTEVLTLVAGVDDEREKIRKVYEYMQSKTRYVSIQLGIGGYQPFDATTVDQTGYGDCKALTNYTKALLQTAGITSYYTLIRAGADAAPIMKEFPSTQFNHAILCVPVKNDTIWLECTDQTNPFGHLGYSTSDKDVLLINEEGGKLARTKLYTQEENLQTRSAVVSLGEEGHGKAKIITTYQGLQYDHVSPILEFSLNEQKQIIYQKTGIPNFTLENYSYTVDKEVKVSIEEKLEISLEKYAQISNKRLFFVPNLLNQLDGTPPSLEDRENVVVMKSAFVDSDTITYLLPENMHPEYIPETAHIVTHFGEYSASFQQEQGKLVYIRTFKVNKGYFPATSYPAIVKFYEQVAQKDAQRIVLKKST, encoded by the coding sequence TTTACAGTGAAAGCCATCAACGAAGCAACTCTACAGGTGCATATGGCCATTACCATTCTTAATCGGGAAGGAGATAATTTTGCGCCTATGTGGATTCATTACAACCCTCAGCGCAGAGTAAGTAATGTCAAATGCACAATTTACGACGCCCAAGGAAAGGAAATCAAACGGGTCAAAAACAATGAAATTGAAGATTTTAGCGCCAATTCATCTTATTCATTGTACGAAGATAACCGACTGAAATACTATGCCTATAATAGTAATGTATACCCTTATACTATTGAGTATCGCTACGAAATGGATTTCAAAGGTTTATTTTTTTATCCCGGTTGGAATCCGGTAACGGGCAGCGATCTTTCTGTGGAAAAATCCAGCTATAGCATCATCACACCTCAGAATCTGACTTTTCGTTATAAGGCAGCGAATCTTGATAATACACCTAAGATTACTCCTTCGGGCAATCTGATGACCTACCAATGGCAGTTGGAGAATTATAGTGCGCTTGAAAGAGAACCCATGAGTCCGGATTTTTCAGAACTGGTTCCAGTACTTCACCTTGCACCCAACGACTTTGAGTTTGAAGGTTATGCAGGAAACATGGAAAGCTGGGAGAACTTTGGTAAATGGATCAATCTGCTCAATAAAGGAAGAGATGTCCTCCCAGAGAAAACCCGCACAGAAGTCTTGACATTGGTGGCAGGAGTTGATGATGAAAGAGAAAAAATCAGAAAGGTTTATGAATACATGCAATCAAAAACCCGCTATGTCAGCATACAATTGGGAATTGGAGGATATCAACCCTTTGATGCCACTACCGTAGATCAGACGGGTTACGGTGATTGTAAAGCCCTGACGAATTATACAAAAGCGTTACTACAAACAGCAGGCATTACATCTTACTACACTTTGATCCGAGCCGGAGCCGATGCGGCACCTATCATGAAAGAATTTCCCAGCACTCAGTTTAATCATGCTATTCTGTGTGTTCCCGTAAAAAATGATACTATCTGGCTGGAGTGTACCGACCAAACCAATCCTTTTGGGCACCTAGGCTATTCTACTAGTGATAAAGATGTGTTACTCATCAATGAAGAAGGAGGTAAACTGGCCAGAACCAAACTTTACACGCAGGAAGAGAATCTTCAGACCAGAAGCGCAGTGGTATCTTTAGGCGAAGAAGGACATGGTAAAGCTAAAATTATCACTACCTATCAGGGACTGCAGTATGATCATGTGAGCCCTATCTTAGAGTTTTCACTAAATGAACAAAAGCAAATTATTTATCAAAAAACCGGTATTCCTAATTTTACTTTAGAGAATTACAGTTATACTGTAGATAAGGAAGTAAAAGTAAGCATTGAAGAAAAGCTGGAAATTAGCCTGGAGAAATATGCGCAGATAAGTAACAAGCGACTCTTTTTTGTACCTAATCTACTCAATCAATTGGATGGAACTCCTCCTTCATTAGAAGATAGAGAAAATGTCGTGGTGATGAAGAGTGCCTTTGTAGATTCTGATACCATCACTTATCTACTTCCTGAAAATATGCATCCTGAATACATTCCGGAAACTGCTCATATTGTAACACATTTTGGGGAGTATTCTGCTTCATTTCAGCAGGAACAAGGCAAGTTAGTATACATCCGGACATTTAAGGTAAATAAAGGCTATTTCCCTGCTACGTCTTATCCTGCGATTGTCAAATTTTATGAGCAGGTAGCACAGAAAGATGCTCAAAGAATTGTTCTTAAAAAATCAACCTGA
- a CDS encoding cation:proton antiporter, translated as MDIFTIITLLVVISSIFGYINVRFLKFPTTIGLMVMAIVLTLLILLSGIFSPKITSIAESTINQIDFGDLILDIMLSFLLFAGALHTDWEQLKEQGFPILIFSTIGVLASTFIVGSIFFYVVNHIVGFEVAYIHCLLFGALISPTDPIAVLGILKQIGVPKQLEIKFVGESLFNDGVGVVIFLTLFNIANQGVDNISASEIALLFTEEVVGGLGLGLALGYLTFFLTKTIDHYETEVMITLAVVMGGYLLASTLHFSGPLTVVAAGLFVGNSARETAMSQTTQLYLDRFWELIDVFLNAVLFVLIGFELLIISYEKQYLIAGVLAIFIVLVSRYLVLKLPIAFFSKRLEFVPHTDLIMTWGGLRGGISIALALSLTDDMNREFFLTVTYVVVVFSIIVQGLTIEKLIKKMGVSVGKLDKSH; from the coding sequence ATGGATATTTTTACGATCATTACTTTACTGGTGGTCATTTCTTCAATTTTTGGTTATATCAACGTCCGTTTCCTAAAATTTCCTACTACGATTGGTCTCATGGTGATGGCGATCGTTCTCACGCTTCTGATTCTATTAAGCGGAATTTTTAGTCCAAAGATCACCAGCATTGCTGAATCCACCATTAATCAAATAGACTTTGGCGATCTGATACTGGATATTATGTTGAGCTTTTTACTCTTTGCCGGAGCTTTACATACTGACTGGGAGCAACTAAAAGAGCAAGGATTTCCTATCCTTATATTTTCCACTATTGGAGTACTGGCATCTACTTTCATTGTCGGAAGCATTTTTTTCTATGTGGTTAATCATATAGTAGGCTTTGAAGTGGCCTATATTCACTGTCTGCTCTTCGGAGCGCTTATTTCTCCTACCGATCCTATCGCTGTGCTAGGAATACTAAAACAAATAGGAGTACCTAAACAACTGGAGATAAAATTTGTAGGAGAATCATTATTTAATGATGGAGTGGGCGTAGTTATTTTCCTTACCTTATTCAATATAGCCAATCAAGGAGTTGACAATATAAGTGCTTCTGAAATTGCCTTGCTCTTTACTGAAGAAGTAGTAGGAGGGTTAGGTTTGGGCTTAGCTTTGGGCTATCTCACCTTTTTTCTAACCAAAACGATTGATCACTATGAAACGGAAGTGATGATTACTCTGGCTGTTGTAATGGGAGGATATCTGCTGGCCAGTACCCTACACTTTTCCGGTCCTCTAACGGTTGTGGCAGCCGGTCTGTTTGTAGGAAACAGTGCGCGTGAAACTGCTATGTCTCAAACTACCCAGCTTTATCTGGATCGTTTCTGGGAGCTCATTGATGTTTTTCTCAACGCAGTCCTTTTTGTCCTGATTGGTTTTGAGCTACTGATCATCTCTTACGAAAAGCAGTATCTGATTGCGGGCGTACTGGCGATCTTCATTGTGCTTGTTTCACGTTATCTGGTACTTAAATTACCCATCGCTTTCTTTTCTAAAAGATTGGAATTTGTTCCTCATACCGATCTTATCATGACCTGGGGCGGATTGAGAGGCGGTATTTCCATTGCGCTGGCGCTCTCACTCACTGACGATATGAACAGAGAGTTTTTTTTGACAGTAACCTACGTGGTAGTCGTTTTTTCCATCATTGTACAGGGGCTCACGATAGAAAAGCTGATCAAAAAGATGGGTGTCAGTGTAGGGAAGTTAGATAAGTCACACTGA
- a CDS encoding CehA/McbA family metallohydrolase has protein sequence MKSYYCLCFLLLMVLSASAQHQHQEVSSQLPLIEKVEAQPLLAQALRVSEALSFIGSALPAEDMKLLQALQQSAYDETTIRKVQEILDPYCLAMVDINPESRVKVSRGPAEAQLMQEGWTTFLVKVNNQANITAKLLPESPNAEPVLHISSNAPRMKEKHRLTAGQLDNRFLQLAMYHDRPLQPSLSGLGLEYAVIQIYTREKGKKEAKFGFNVGQGTQDIGFRNTIDILFDIQPAVKVVFEVKDEDGTSAMASFIITDGVERFGNSEAKAYFPEEYRLTMARSRHWEEPRSEASAEVFPVEKKLRGIYPLPARRLAGKDTYPDFFFQPQVYRADGEYVYLPPGEYKVNYGRGPEYLSQEKQITIPEGVDSFTVSFPLKRWIHMAELDWYSADHHIHAAGCSHYESPEEGVLPEHMWRQVRGEDLNLGSNLSWGPSWYFQKQFFTGEDHPLSDRQNLLRYDVEVSGFPSSHAGHLVLLNLQEDDYPNTTTIEEWPTFTLPVLQWAKAQGGVTGYAHSGWGLTPVTPTAELPNYVMPKMDGIGANEYVVTVTHDVVDFYSAGDTPAPAELNMWYHTLNSGFRTRISGETDFPCISDERVGRARIYAKLEEGLSFANYMDAIQAGRSYVSDGYAHLINFKVNGVELGMQNSELKVEANTKLNIQLSAAAFLEEEQNEVGAVIAAKNLYQSPYWHIERSRIGTSRNVSVELIVNGRAVETKEIEADGNWQELAFTHTLDKSAWVAIRIFPTAHTNPIFVLVDGNPIREKKSAQWCRDAVDQCWEMKSTMFKDSDMEAAKEAYDHARAVYDRIIQEE, from the coding sequence ATGAAAAGCTATTACTGCCTTTGTTTCCTGCTGCTGATGGTTCTGTCTGCCTCAGCACAGCATCAGCATCAAGAAGTTTCCTCCCAGCTTCCTTTGATAGAAAAAGTAGAAGCGCAGCCGCTGCTGGCCCAGGCACTGAGAGTAAGCGAAGCGCTGTCATTTATCGGCAGCGCCCTGCCAGCGGAAGATATGAAACTGCTACAAGCTTTGCAGCAGTCTGCTTATGATGAGACTACTATCCGGAAGGTGCAGGAAATCCTTGATCCCTATTGCCTGGCGATGGTAGACATCAATCCCGAATCCAGGGTGAAAGTATCTCGTGGGCCAGCCGAAGCGCAACTGATGCAGGAAGGCTGGACTACCTTTCTGGTGAAAGTAAACAACCAGGCAAACATCACGGCAAAACTGCTACCTGAAAGTCCCAATGCGGAACCAGTATTGCACATCTCCAGCAATGCTCCGCGTATGAAAGAAAAACACCGCCTGACTGCCGGACAGTTAGACAATCGCTTTTTGCAACTAGCCATGTACCATGACCGCCCTCTTCAGCCAAGTCTCTCTGGCTTAGGACTAGAATATGCGGTCATACAGATTTATACCCGGGAAAAGGGGAAAAAGGAAGCTAAGTTTGGCTTCAATGTGGGGCAGGGTACCCAGGACATCGGATTCAGAAATACCATTGACATCCTCTTTGACATACAGCCAGCAGTGAAGGTGGTTTTTGAAGTGAAAGATGAGGATGGTACATCTGCGATGGCTTCATTCATTATCACGGATGGTGTAGAAAGGTTTGGAAACAGCGAAGCCAAAGCCTACTTTCCAGAAGAATATCGCCTGACAATGGCACGCTCCCGACACTGGGAAGAACCCCGGTCAGAGGCTAGTGCAGAAGTGTTTCCTGTAGAAAAAAAATTAAGAGGTATCTATCCGCTTCCTGCACGTAGATTGGCCGGAAAAGATACCTATCCCGATTTCTTTTTTCAGCCCCAGGTATACCGTGCAGATGGGGAATATGTGTATTTGCCTCCGGGAGAATACAAGGTGAACTATGGTCGCGGACCGGAATATCTTAGCCAGGAGAAGCAGATCACTATTCCTGAAGGAGTAGATTCTTTCACGGTCAGCTTTCCTCTGAAACGCTGGATACACATGGCAGAACTGGACTGGTACAGTGCCGACCATCATATTCATGCGGCAGGCTGCTCGCATTACGAAAGTCCTGAAGAAGGTGTGTTGCCCGAACATATGTGGCGGCAGGTGAGGGGCGAGGACCTGAATCTGGGTAGTAACCTCAGCTGGGGGCCCAGTTGGTATTTTCAGAAACAATTTTTTACCGGAGAAGATCACCCCCTATCAGATCGGCAAAATCTATTGCGCTACGATGTGGAAGTGTCCGGTTTTCCTTCCTCCCATGCCGGTCATCTGGTGCTGTTGAACCTGCAGGAAGATGATTATCCCAACACCACCACCATAGAAGAGTGGCCTACCTTTACTCTGCCGGTACTGCAGTGGGCCAAGGCGCAGGGAGGTGTCACAGGTTATGCCCATTCAGGCTGGGGACTGACACCTGTCACACCAACAGCCGAGCTACCCAACTATGTGATGCCCAAGATGGATGGCATCGGAGCCAATGAATACGTGGTGACGGTAACGCATGATGTAGTTGACTTTTATTCGGCAGGAGATACGCCGGCCCCGGCTGAACTCAATATGTGGTACCATACACTCAATAGTGGTTTTAGAACCCGGATCAGCGGAGAAACCGACTTTCCCTGTATTTCGGATGAGCGGGTAGGCCGGGCAAGGATTTATGCCAAACTGGAGGAAGGATTAAGCTTTGCCAACTATATGGATGCTATTCAGGCCGGACGGAGCTATGTCTCTGACGGATATGCCCATCTGATCAATTTTAAAGTCAATGGCGTAGAATTGGGAATGCAGAACAGCGAGTTAAAGGTAGAGGCGAACACAAAACTTAATATACAACTCAGCGCAGCAGCGTTTCTGGAAGAAGAGCAGAATGAAGTAGGGGCTGTTATTGCCGCTAAAAACCTGTATCAGTCGCCTTACTGGCATATTGAGCGTTCACGGATAGGTACATCCCGTAATGTTTCGGTAGAACTGATTGTCAATGGCCGGGCGGTGGAGACCAAAGAAATAGAGGCGGATGGAAACTGGCAAGAATTGGCGTTTACTCATACGTTGGACAAATCCGCTTGGGTGGCCATCCGGATTTTCCCTACAGCCCATACCAACCCCATTTTTGTATTGGTAGATGGCAATCCGATTCGGGAAAAGAAAAGCGCGCAATGGTGCCGCGATGCTGTAGACCAATGCTGGGAAATGAAAAGCACAATGTTTAAAGATAGCGATATGGAAGCAGCCAAAGAAGCCTACGATCATGCCCGGGCAGTATATGATCGTATTATTCAGGAGGAGTGA